The following proteins come from a genomic window of Brevibacillus antibioticus:
- the secA gene encoding preprotein translocase subunit SecA — protein sequence MLGLVKKIFGDSNEREVKKMFKRVESINALEPTIKALSDDQLREKTAEFKARLANGEELDKILNEAFAVVREASIRVLGMRHFDVQMIGGMVLQEGRISEMKTGEGKTLVATLATYLNALMGKGVHVVTVNEYLAERDSTIMGTLYNFLGLTVGLNKNGLNPEEKREAYACDITYGTNNEFGFDYLRDNMVLYKEQMVQRPLFFAIIDEVDSILIDEARTPLIISGSANKSTELYYICSHFVKRLEEEKDFTIDEKLKIVNLSDEGVSKVEQAFNIDNLYDTAHITLNHHITAALKAQVLFKRDVDYVVQEGEVVIVDEFTGRLMVGRRYSDGLHQAIEAKEGLRVQSESMTLATITLQNYFRMYEKLAGMTGTAKTEEEEFKKIYGLDVVVIPTNKPVQRVDSPDLVFKTEAAKYRAVVNDIVDRHKKGQPILVGTISIENSERLSQMLKQKGVPHNVLNAKQHEREAEIVARAGVYGAVTIATNMAGRGTDIQLGEGVSDLGGLHIIGTERHESRRIDNQLRGRAGRQGDPGSSQFFLSMQDELMRRFGADNIMNMMDRLGMEEDMPIESRLVTRAVESAQKRVEGSNFDARKGVLQYDDVMNQQRLVVYKQRKDILEQENLSDVALNMIYAVMERAVSLHCPKEEVPEDWDLQAMADAANNGFLYEETITAKMLKGMEAEEILELLKAEVDKQYKQREEEIGESIREFEKVVILRAVDSKWMDHIDAMDQLRQGIHLRAYAQNDPLREYQFEGYEMYQGMLAAVQEEVAMYIMKAEVSQNLERQDVIRGQGIDPDNLQTSGPSDRPDPETSGDADPKNRAQRRAQEQERKRQNKK from the coding sequence ATGTTAGGACTCGTTAAAAAGATATTCGGCGATAGCAATGAACGTGAAGTAAAGAAAATGTTTAAGCGTGTAGAAAGTATCAACGCGCTGGAACCAACGATTAAGGCACTCTCGGATGACCAATTGCGGGAGAAGACAGCTGAGTTTAAGGCGCGCTTGGCAAATGGAGAAGAACTGGACAAAATTTTGAATGAAGCGTTTGCCGTTGTACGTGAAGCATCGATCCGTGTACTGGGCATGCGTCACTTCGACGTGCAGATGATTGGTGGTATGGTGCTTCAGGAAGGCCGTATCTCCGAGATGAAGACGGGTGAAGGTAAAACGTTGGTTGCGACACTGGCGACATACCTGAATGCTCTGATGGGAAAAGGCGTCCACGTTGTTACCGTGAACGAATACTTGGCTGAGCGTGACTCGACCATCATGGGTACGCTGTATAACTTCCTCGGACTGACAGTCGGTTTGAACAAGAATGGACTGAACCCTGAAGAAAAACGCGAAGCATACGCGTGTGACATTACGTATGGTACGAACAATGAGTTTGGCTTCGATTACCTGCGTGACAATATGGTTCTGTACAAGGAACAAATGGTGCAACGTCCGCTCTTCTTCGCTATCATCGACGAGGTGGACAGTATTTTGATTGACGAAGCACGTACGCCGTTGATCATCTCCGGTTCTGCTAACAAATCGACAGAGCTGTACTATATCTGCTCGCATTTTGTGAAGCGTCTGGAAGAAGAAAAAGATTTCACCATCGATGAGAAGCTGAAAATCGTCAACCTCTCAGATGAAGGTGTGAGCAAGGTCGAGCAGGCATTCAACATCGACAACCTGTACGATACGGCACATATCACGTTGAACCACCACATTACGGCGGCGTTGAAAGCACAAGTGCTGTTCAAGCGCGATGTCGATTATGTGGTCCAGGAAGGCGAAGTTGTGATCGTCGACGAGTTCACCGGCCGTCTGATGGTTGGACGTCGTTACAGCGATGGCTTGCATCAAGCGATTGAAGCCAAAGAAGGTCTGCGTGTCCAAAGCGAGAGCATGACACTGGCTACCATTACTTTGCAAAATTACTTCCGTATGTACGAGAAGCTGGCAGGTATGACAGGTACAGCGAAGACGGAAGAAGAAGAATTCAAAAAGATTTATGGTCTCGATGTTGTGGTTATTCCAACGAATAAGCCAGTACAGCGTGTCGATTCACCTGACCTTGTTTTCAAAACAGAGGCAGCCAAATATCGTGCGGTTGTAAACGATATTGTCGATCGTCATAAAAAGGGCCAGCCGATCCTGGTAGGTACTATCTCCATCGAAAACTCGGAGCGCTTGTCCCAAATGCTGAAGCAAAAAGGTGTACCGCATAACGTATTGAACGCGAAGCAGCATGAGCGCGAGGCGGAAATCGTTGCACGTGCAGGTGTGTACGGAGCGGTTACCATCGCGACAAACATGGCAGGTCGTGGTACGGACATTCAGCTTGGCGAAGGTGTTTCGGATCTGGGCGGTCTTCATATTATCGGTACAGAACGTCACGAGAGCCGTCGGATTGACAATCAGCTGCGCGGTCGTGCCGGTCGTCAGGGGGACCCAGGTTCATCCCAGTTCTTCCTCTCGATGCAAGATGAGCTGATGCGTCGTTTCGGTGCGGACAATATCATGAATATGATGGATCGTTTGGGGATGGAAGAGGATATGCCGATCGAGAGCCGTCTGGTTACTCGTGCGGTAGAGTCCGCGCAGAAGCGTGTAGAGGGATCGAACTTCGATGCACGTAAAGGCGTTCTCCAGTACGATGACGTGATGAATCAGCAGCGTCTGGTTGTCTACAAACAGCGTAAAGACATCCTGGAACAGGAAAATCTCAGCGATGTTGCTTTGAATATGATCTACGCAGTAATGGAGCGTGCAGTGTCTCTGCATTGTCCAAAAGAAGAGGTACCAGAGGATTGGGATCTGCAAGCAATGGCCGATGCTGCCAATAATGGATTCCTCTATGAAGAAACGATTACAGCTAAAATGCTGAAAGGCATGGAAGCAGAAGAAATTCTCGAGCTGCTGAAAGCAGAAGTCGATAAGCAGTACAAACAGCGTGAAGAAGAAATCGGCGAATCGATTCGCGAGTTTGAGAAAGTCGTCATTCTGCGTGCTGTCGATAGCAAGTGGATGGATCACATCGATGCGATGGATCAGTTGCGTCAAGGGATTCACCTGCGCGCCTACGCACAAAACGACCCGCTTCGTGAGTACCAGTTCGAAGGATACGAAATGTATCAAGGTATGCTGGCTGCTGTTCAGGAAGAAGTCGCTATGTATATCATGAAGGCCGAAGTCAGCCAAAACCTGGAGCGTCAGGATGTTATTCGCGGTCAAGGAATCGACCCGGACAACTTGCAAACTTCTGGACCATCTGATCGTCCAGATCCAGAGACATCCGGTGATGCTGATCCGAAAAACCGTGCACAGCGTCGCGCTCAGGAGCAAGAACGCAAACGTCAAAATAAGAAATAA
- the prfB gene encoding peptide chain release factor 2 (programmed frameshift), whose product MALIDIADIKQEMSSMAKRLADIRGSLDLPVKQERIGELEERMLAPDFWDDNDSAQKTISELNAIKSLVETMVKLDSQYEDLQVMLELVIEEGDASLIQDLYDSTQELRKSFESFELELLLSDEYDKNNAILELHPGAGGTESQDWAAMLLRMYTRWGDAKGFKVETLDYLPGDEAGVKSVTLLIKGYNAYGYLKSEKGVHRLVRISPFDASGRRHTSFVSCNVLPEIEDDNAVDIRTEDLKVDTYRSSGAGGQHINTTDSAVRITHLPSGIVVTCQTERSQIKNRERAMKMLTARLFEKKREEQEKTLAAIQGEQKDIAWGSQIRSYVFHPYSLVKDHRTNMETGNVQAVMDGDIDSFIDAYLRAQINR is encoded by the exons ATGGCATTAATCGATATTGCGGACATCAAACAAGAGATGTCTAGCATGGCTAAGCGATTAGCGGATATCAGGGGGTCTCTT GACCTCCCAGTAAAACAGGAACGAATCGGTGAACTGGAAGAGCGCATGCTGGCACCCGATTTTTGGGATGACAATGATTCAGCGCAGAAGACAATCAGTGAACTGAATGCAATCAAAAGCCTCGTAGAGACGATGGTCAAGCTGGATTCCCAGTACGAGGATCTCCAGGTAATGTTGGAGCTTGTCATCGAAGAAGGGGATGCATCGCTCATTCAAGATCTGTATGACAGTACGCAGGAGCTGCGGAAGTCATTTGAGAGCTTTGAGCTGGAACTGCTTTTGAGTGATGAATACGACAAAAACAACGCCATTCTGGAGCTGCATCCGGGAGCGGGTGGTACGGAGTCCCAGGATTGGGCGGCCATGCTTCTGCGCATGTATACGCGTTGGGGGGATGCCAAGGGCTTTAAGGTCGAAACATTGGACTATTTGCCTGGTGATGAAGCCGGTGTTAAAAGTGTCACTCTCCTCATTAAGGGCTACAATGCATATGGCTACCTCAAATCAGAAAAAGGGGTTCATCGTCTTGTGCGGATATCTCCGTTTGATGCCTCTGGGCGTCGTCACACATCGTTTGTGTCTTGCAACGTCCTGCCGGAGATCGAAGACGATAATGCGGTAGACATACGTACAGAAGACCTGAAAGTCGATACGTATCGTTCCAGTGGTGCGGGAGGTCAGCATATCAATACGACTGACTCCGCTGTACGGATTACTCACTTGCCTTCTGGAATTGTGGTGACGTGCCAAACAGAACGCTCCCAGATTAAAAACCGAGAGCGTGCGATGAAGATGCTGACGGCACGACTGTTTGAGAAAAAACGGGAAGAACAAGAGAAAACGTTGGCCGCGATTCAAGGTGAACAAAAGGATATTGCATGGGGCAGTCAAATTCGTTCCTATGTCTTCCACCCATACAGTCTGGTAAAAGACCACCGGACGAATATGGAGACAGGAAACGTTCAAGCCGTCATGGATGGTGATATTGATTCGTTTATCGATGCCTATTTGCGCGCGCAAATTAATCGTTAA
- a CDS encoding PAS domain-containing sensor histidine kinase: protein MGTQIQLYTSLFHNNPDAVFMFDMQGRFTGVNAAGEALVGYTSQELLNMKIWGILASTEDLDSKKQQQILSAGIRKNKHYQLLHKHGQVVDIIASSFPIFQNGEIISRYSIAKNITQQKKMEEALHQMQENFRLISENIMDLILIVNVDGMITYASPSVQAVTGLTIDQVINQHFSILVHPEQINSAKSDFAQMMKQKITLDAEYHYLHPDGRMLLFDVKGTPDICSNGHILSTVFVARDITERRQSEELLRYSDKLSVLGELSAGIAHEIRNPLTALKGFIQLMEGDEFANQQYLQIMRSEIDRITSITSELLIMAKPQALRFAPNGLLPLLSSVIKLLEPQALLKNVSILTDFPQVTSLILCEEYQIKQVFINIIKNGMEAMPLGGTLTIKVVERSSDIVIRIIDQGQGIPAELLPRLGELFYSTKETGTGLGLMVSTKIVRDHGGTINIASDVGKGTTVSISIPKALKPIVSFND from the coding sequence ATGGGTACGCAGATACAGTTATATACATCTCTCTTCCACAACAATCCTGACGCTGTTTTCATGTTCGACATGCAGGGCAGATTCACAGGAGTAAACGCTGCTGGTGAAGCATTGGTAGGATACACCTCTCAAGAATTGCTGAATATGAAAATTTGGGGAATTCTCGCTTCTACAGAAGACCTCGACAGTAAGAAACAACAACAAATCCTCTCTGCAGGAATCAGAAAAAACAAGCATTATCAGTTACTCCATAAACACGGGCAGGTCGTGGATATTATCGCTTCCAGCTTTCCCATTTTTCAAAACGGCGAAATCATTAGTCGCTATTCCATTGCCAAAAACATCACGCAGCAAAAGAAAATGGAAGAGGCTCTTCACCAGATGCAAGAAAACTTTCGGTTAATCTCCGAAAACATTATGGATTTGATTCTCATTGTAAATGTGGATGGAATGATTACCTACGCTTCCCCTTCTGTTCAGGCGGTTACTGGTCTCACGATTGATCAAGTGATCAACCAGCATTTTTCGATCTTGGTTCATCCTGAGCAAATAAACAGTGCCAAGAGCGACTTTGCTCAAATGATGAAGCAGAAGATCACACTCGACGCCGAATACCATTACCTGCACCCAGACGGTAGAATGTTGCTGTTCGATGTGAAAGGAACACCTGACATTTGTTCGAACGGCCATATTCTCAGCACGGTTTTTGTGGCACGTGATATTACAGAACGTCGGCAATCAGAGGAATTGCTTCGTTACTCTGACAAGCTGTCAGTTCTAGGAGAGCTTTCCGCGGGAATTGCCCATGAAATTCGCAATCCACTTACCGCCTTGAAAGGGTTTATTCAACTCATGGAAGGGGACGAGTTCGCCAATCAGCAATACTTGCAAATTATGCGATCCGAAATCGACCGGATCACTTCGATTACCAGTGAGCTTTTGATAATGGCGAAGCCGCAAGCGTTACGATTTGCTCCCAACGGCCTTTTGCCATTGCTTTCGTCTGTCATTAAGCTTTTGGAACCACAAGCACTTCTTAAAAATGTATCCATTCTTACTGATTTTCCTCAAGTCACGTCCCTCATATTGTGTGAGGAATATCAAATCAAGCAAGTTTTCATAAACATCATAAAAAACGGCATGGAAGCCATGCCGTTAGGTGGAACTCTCACAATCAAGGTTGTAGAGCGCTCTTCTGATATTGTCATCCGAATCATCGATCAAGGACAAGGTATCCCTGCTGAGCTACTTCCCCGATTAGGAGAGCTTTTTTATAGTACAAAAGAAACAGGAACTGGCCTGGGGTTAATGGTAAGCACAAAAATTGTTCGCGATCACGGCGGTACAATCAACATCGCCAGCGATGTCGGCAAAGGAACCACAGTATCGATTTCCATACCAAAAGCCTTGAAGCCTATTGTTTCGTTTAACGATTAA
- a CDS encoding YciI family protein — MLYAAFLPIVNQELNAQVRPAHLTYINDLYKQGKVVMAGPFTDKLGGLVIYKADSLDEARKLAEADPVVVEGARTLELREWSPLEFPLS; from the coding sequence ATGTTGTATGCCGCATTTTTGCCAATCGTGAATCAAGAGCTGAATGCTCAAGTAAGACCTGCGCATCTTACGTATATTAATGATTTGTACAAGCAGGGAAAAGTGGTCATGGCAGGACCCTTCACAGATAAGCTTGGCGGATTGGTCATTTACAAAGCGGATTCTCTGGACGAAGCTCGCAAATTAGCTGAGGCTGATCCAGTTGTCGTGGAAGGCGCACGGACGTTGGAGTTACGTGAATGGAGCCCGTTGGAATTTCCTTTGTCCTAA
- a CDS encoding c-type cytochrome has product MKRIPLVLTAAVLAFSLSACGTSKQTQPPAQQPATETPAAEKPATETPAAEKPATEAPSTTPSGSYDAATAETMFKNTCAGCHGQTLEGAVGPNLQKIGSELNKEQILGILEKGKGAMPPGLVKGKDAENIAAWLADKK; this is encoded by the coding sequence TTGAAACGTATTCCACTCGTTTTGACAGCGGCTGTACTCGCATTCTCGCTAAGTGCCTGTGGTACCAGCAAGCAAACACAGCCGCCAGCACAACAACCAGCGACAGAAACGCCGGCAGCTGAAAAACCAGCGACAGAAACACCGGCAGCCGAAAAACCAGCAACAGAAGCACCTTCGACGACGCCATCCGGCAGCTATGATGCAGCAACTGCAGAAACTATGTTCAAAAATACCTGTGCAGGCTGCCACGGACAGACGTTGGAAGGGGCAGTTGGACCGAACTTGCAAAAGATCGGTAGTGAGTTGAACAAGGAGCAGATCCTAGGCATTTTGGAAAAAGGAAAAGGAGCAATGCCTCCGGGTCTCGTCAAAGGAAAAGATGCAGAAAACATCGCTGCATGGTTAGCGGACAAAAAGTAA
- the argC gene encoding N-acetyl-gamma-glutamyl-phosphate reductase: MVRVGIVGATGYGGAELIRLLTGHPHVEIANLYSSSSEGEGLEKSFPHVAGLGLPALSPIDADSMSGVNDLIFLATPAGVSSGLSPKLVEKGVKVIDLSGDFRLENGAVYKTWYKHEPAPSQWVETAVYGLTEWNQEQVAGASLIANPGCYPTATLLALLPLMKTGWVQPNSWIVDAKSGVSGAGRGVSLGVHYGEINESIHAYKVASHQHTPEIEQELQKQSGEETLVQFTPHLVPMTRGIFVTAYGQLTTEVTQAQIQELYEATYADKPFVRVRPAGSHPHTKEVYGSNYCDIAIHVDQRTKRVILLSVIDNMMKGAAGQAVQNMNVMFHLPEKTGLPLVPVYP; this comes from the coding sequence ATGGTTCGGGTCGGGATTGTTGGAGCAACGGGTTATGGTGGCGCGGAATTGATCCGTCTTTTGACTGGGCATCCGCATGTTGAGATTGCCAATTTATATTCTAGTTCATCAGAAGGAGAAGGCTTGGAAAAATCGTTTCCACATGTAGCTGGGCTCGGGTTGCCCGCATTGTCACCAATTGATGCTGACAGCATGAGCGGTGTGAATGATTTGATCTTTCTTGCTACACCTGCGGGAGTAAGCAGCGGGCTCTCTCCGAAGCTGGTCGAAAAAGGCGTGAAAGTCATTGATTTATCCGGGGATTTTCGTCTGGAAAACGGTGCGGTCTACAAAACGTGGTACAAACACGAGCCGGCTCCATCCCAGTGGGTAGAAACAGCGGTTTACGGTTTAACCGAGTGGAATCAAGAGCAAGTGGCGGGTGCCAGTCTCATAGCGAATCCAGGATGTTATCCTACTGCTACGCTCCTCGCCTTGCTTCCGTTGATGAAGACAGGCTGGGTACAGCCTAACAGTTGGATCGTCGATGCCAAATCAGGTGTGTCCGGCGCTGGACGTGGAGTATCGCTCGGTGTTCATTACGGCGAGATTAATGAGAGCATTCATGCTTATAAAGTGGCGAGTCATCAGCATACACCAGAGATTGAACAGGAGCTGCAAAAACAGAGCGGGGAAGAGACGCTTGTTCAATTTACGCCACACCTGGTGCCAATGACCCGAGGGATTTTCGTCACGGCTTACGGACAGCTAACCACTGAAGTCACACAAGCGCAGATCCAGGAGCTATACGAAGCTACTTATGCGGATAAGCCTTTTGTGCGCGTACGTCCTGCAGGCAGTCATCCACATACCAAAGAAGTTTATGGCTCCAATTACTGCGATATCGCCATCCATGTTGATCAGCGTACGAAGCGTGTTATCTTGCTGTCGGTAATCGATAATATGATGAAGGGCGCAGCCGGTCAAGCTGTGCAAAACATGAATGTCATGTTTCATTTGCCTGAGAAAACGGGCTTGCCGCTCGTGCCAGTATACCCGTAG
- the argB gene encoding acetylglutamate kinase gives MQGIVVIKCGGSTMDQLPDSFFQAIAGLQAQGQEIVIVHGGGPAINNMLDRVQITPQFVDGLRVTCEDTLRVVEMVLCGSINKALVKRLTQAGAKAWGVSGIDGQTLLATKTPRPLGWVGEIKKADTTIPKAILGQGYVPVIAPLSVSEDGAETFNVNADVAAGAIAAALSAEKLIMVTDVPGIMQPQPDGTKAVVPATSAEEIQEMIQTEVITGGMIPKVQAALDALGQGVEQVVICRGTAEDLLGVCAGQAVGTTVRMNVNYVQRGGK, from the coding sequence ATGCAAGGAATTGTTGTGATCAAATGTGGTGGAAGCACCATGGATCAGCTGCCTGACTCCTTCTTTCAGGCGATTGCGGGACTGCAGGCGCAAGGACAAGAGATCGTTATCGTCCATGGGGGCGGACCTGCCATTAACAATATGCTCGATCGAGTTCAGATCACTCCGCAATTTGTCGATGGACTTCGTGTTACCTGCGAGGACACGCTGCGTGTTGTAGAGATGGTCTTGTGTGGCAGTATCAACAAGGCGCTGGTAAAAAGGCTGACGCAGGCAGGAGCCAAGGCGTGGGGAGTTAGTGGAATCGATGGTCAGACTCTTTTGGCAACAAAAACGCCAAGGCCACTCGGATGGGTAGGAGAAATCAAGAAGGCTGATACGACCATTCCGAAAGCGATTCTTGGGCAGGGTTATGTCCCGGTAATTGCTCCCCTCTCCGTTAGTGAAGATGGCGCAGAGACATTTAATGTCAATGCGGATGTTGCCGCAGGAGCGATTGCAGCAGCACTCAGCGCCGAAAAACTGATCATGGTGACAGACGTTCCGGGTATCATGCAGCCTCAGCCAGACGGAACCAAGGCAGTAGTGCCAGCTACAAGCGCAGAAGAGATACAGGAAATGATTCAGACAGAGGTTATTACTGGCGGAATGATTCCGAAGGTTCAGGCAGCTCTCGACGCTCTCGGACAGGGAGTGGAGCAGGTAGTCATCTGCCGGGGAACCGCTGAAGATCTGCTCGGTGTTTGTGCGGGGCAAGCAGTTGGGACAACAGTCCGTATGAATGTCAATTATGTTCAAAGGGGAGGGAAATGA
- a CDS encoding aspartate aminotransferase family protein, protein MHTTTAPVHLMNNYARWPISLVKGKGNQVWDDQGKQYLDFTSGIAVTSLGHVPPKVTAKLHEQLDTLWHCSNLVHVPQQEILAEKLSRLSGLDQAFFCNSGAEANEGLIKLARRYAQKIKGTDRYEIISFEQSFHGRTLATLTATGQEKVKDGFAPLPQGFVTVPYNDLDAVKSAITDKTCAIMLELVQGEGGVHPAEEAWVKALRELCDAHGLLLLIDEIQTGIGRTGTWFAFQHYDVKPDAISLAKGLGSGFPIGAVVATKEVAEAFAPGTHGTTFGGNPLAATAGIATLATMEEEQILERVAHIHEVLLKELEKLKAEHPDKVVTVRGKGLLLGVELTIPAGEPIAYAREKGVILLMAGPQVVRLLPSFVTTDEEVKQAITVLSEALSQV, encoded by the coding sequence ATGCATACAACAACAGCGCCTGTGCATCTCATGAACAACTATGCGAGATGGCCAATCAGTTTGGTAAAAGGAAAAGGAAACCAGGTGTGGGATGATCAAGGCAAGCAATATCTCGATTTTACCTCAGGAATTGCCGTGACATCGTTAGGGCATGTCCCGCCAAAAGTAACGGCAAAGCTTCACGAGCAGCTCGATACGTTGTGGCATTGCTCGAATCTGGTACATGTTCCTCAGCAAGAGATTTTGGCGGAAAAGCTGAGCCGCCTGTCTGGACTGGATCAGGCCTTTTTCTGCAACAGTGGAGCGGAGGCTAATGAGGGCTTGATCAAGCTCGCCCGCCGCTATGCACAAAAAATAAAAGGGACCGACCGTTACGAAATCATCAGCTTTGAACAGTCTTTTCATGGGCGGACATTGGCTACCCTAACGGCTACTGGACAGGAAAAGGTGAAGGACGGATTCGCACCATTGCCCCAAGGATTTGTCACCGTTCCCTACAACGACCTTGATGCAGTCAAGTCAGCCATTACTGACAAGACATGCGCGATTATGCTGGAGCTGGTTCAGGGAGAAGGCGGCGTGCATCCAGCAGAAGAGGCGTGGGTGAAGGCGCTGCGTGAATTGTGCGATGCACACGGATTGCTCCTGTTAATCGATGAGATACAGACTGGGATTGGCCGCACAGGTACATGGTTTGCCTTCCAGCACTATGACGTGAAACCAGATGCGATTTCATTGGCAAAAGGCTTGGGAAGTGGGTTCCCGATTGGAGCGGTCGTCGCGACCAAAGAAGTAGCAGAAGCGTTTGCTCCGGGCACGCATGGTACTACTTTTGGCGGGAATCCATTGGCAGCAACTGCTGGAATCGCGACGCTTGCTACGATGGAAGAGGAGCAGATCTTGGAGCGGGTCGCCCATATCCATGAAGTATTGCTCAAAGAGCTAGAGAAACTCAAGGCAGAGCATCCGGACAAAGTGGTTACGGTTCGGGGAAAAGGATTGCTTCTTGGTGTGGAGCTGACGATTCCTGCTGGTGAACCGATTGCGTATGCACGGGAAAAAGGAGTCATTCTGCTGATGGCTGGCCCGCAAGTAGTGAGACTTTTGCCTTCGTTTGTAACGACCGACGAGGAAGTAAAGCAAGCCATTACCGTATTAAGCGAGGCGCTGTCGCAGGTTTAG